One Spirochaeta africana DSM 8902 genomic window carries:
- the thrC gene encoding threonine synthase, with protein MQLKSTNNQAPIVGFPEALFQGLAPDGGLYVPVEEADLKQRLRSLGPADDFPAVAATVVEGLLGDTLGDPLEFARSTFPFAPELRDLGNGIYVLELWHGPSAAFKDYGAAFLAASMERLLTDRNQRAIILTATSGDTGSAVAQAFHNRENIDVVILYPEGRVSPLQEKQLTTLGGNIHALRVQGAFDDCQRMVKEAFMDRDLCAKVPLTSANSINIGRLIPQSFYYVWAHAQLKDANAGERMFVVPSGNFGNLTAGVMAWRWGLPIDAFLAATNANDVVPEYLETGIYTPRESVATYSNAMDVGRPSNFDRLMHIFGNSLESVRSMIGGEVVNDTETLALMQRYHRSKGVFLDPHTAVGVAAAERRIKDYTGGRIIVLGTAHPGKFLEVVEQATGVQPPLPDRLQSVLAKQGQSEPIAAEAAALRARLIEWFHA; from the coding sequence ATGCAACTGAAAAGCACCAATAACCAGGCACCGATTGTGGGTTTCCCCGAGGCTCTGTTTCAGGGGCTGGCACCGGACGGGGGGTTGTATGTCCCTGTCGAGGAGGCGGACCTGAAACAGCGATTGCGGTCTCTAGGACCGGCTGATGACTTCCCGGCGGTCGCGGCTACGGTGGTAGAGGGGCTCCTGGGCGACACCCTTGGCGATCCGCTGGAGTTCGCCCGCAGTACCTTTCCCTTTGCTCCTGAGCTGCGTGACCTGGGTAACGGTATCTACGTTCTCGAACTTTGGCACGGGCCATCGGCGGCGTTCAAGGACTACGGGGCGGCTTTCCTGGCCGCTTCGATGGAACGACTGCTTACCGATCGCAACCAGCGGGCAATTATTCTGACCGCAACCAGCGGTGATACCGGAAGTGCGGTAGCCCAGGCCTTTCATAATCGCGAGAATATCGATGTGGTTATCCTGTATCCCGAGGGACGCGTAAGTCCGCTGCAGGAAAAACAGTTGACCACCCTTGGCGGAAATATCCATGCCCTCCGGGTGCAGGGGGCGTTCGATGACTGCCAGCGCATGGTCAAAGAGGCCTTTATGGATCGTGACCTGTGCGCCAAGGTTCCGTTGACCAGTGCAAACTCTATTAACATCGGTCGACTCATTCCCCAATCCTTCTACTATGTGTGGGCCCATGCCCAGCTCAAGGATGCCAATGCCGGAGAGCGGATGTTTGTGGTTCCCAGCGGGAATTTCGGTAACCTGACAGCAGGTGTAATGGCCTGGCGATGGGGTTTGCCGATTGATGCATTTCTTGCCGCTACGAATGCCAACGATGTTGTGCCGGAATATCTTGAGACTGGCATCTACACTCCCCGCGAGTCGGTGGCAACCTACTCCAACGCGATGGATGTTGGCCGACCGAGCAATTTCGATCGGCTGATGCACATCTTCGGTAATTCGCTGGAGAGCGTGCGCAGCATGATTGGGGGCGAGGTGGTGAATGACACCGAAACACTGGCACTGATGCAGCGGTATCACCGCTCCAAGGGGGTTTTTCTGGATCCCCATACCGCAGTCGGGGTGGCAGCCGCCGAGCGCCGGATAAAAGACTATACTGGGGGGCGGATCATCGTGCTTGGCACAGCTCATCCGGGAAAGTTCCTGGAGGTGGTAGAGCAGGCAACCGGTGTTCAGCCGCCACTGCCGGATCGTTTGCAGTCGGTTCTCGCCAAGCAGGGGCAATCGGAGCCGATTGCAGCTGAGGCGGCGGCTTTGCGTGCCAGATTGATCGAGTGGTTTCACGCCTGA
- a CDS encoding aspartate kinase, whose protein sequence is MSKSHKIIVSKFGGSSVQDSQTIQNTVRIVAGRAEGSSRGPVVVLSAMRGITDLLLQAATTAEQGNNEAEKLLVDIQNRHQATVAELMPQASPERDELQREMEELFFQLKEILHGVSLLHECTKRTRDYIVSFGERLNCLQVSAYMRSQGLAAEMVDAREMIRTSEEHDGATVLFQETYARITKRLQEIDGIAVVPGFIGSTADGVTTTLGRNGSDYTASLLGAALEAEAIEIWTDVDGVLSADPRVVDHATLLPQVSFREAMELSYFGADVIHPYTMIPAMEAGIPIWIKNTRNPDNAGTKISDVPSDASQVITGLASIGGVALINIEGGGMVGIPGFAGRVFKALAEHNINIIMITQASSEHSICIVIREDQVATALSALNKELARELATHQIQDFDVIDDLEIVAVIGENMRGTPGISGQLFSTLGDKGINVLAIAQGSSEMNVSFVIHRGEREVVLRSLHDRFFLKKD, encoded by the coding sequence ATGAGTAAATCCCATAAAATAATTGTGAGCAAGTTCGGGGGGTCCTCGGTTCAGGATTCCCAGACCATTCAGAACACCGTGCGTATTGTAGCCGGCAGAGCCGAAGGTTCGTCGCGAGGACCGGTCGTTGTACTCTCAGCCATGCGCGGAATTACTGATCTTCTGCTGCAGGCTGCCACTACTGCAGAGCAAGGCAATAACGAGGCCGAGAAACTGCTGGTTGATATTCAGAATCGTCACCAGGCTACCGTTGCCGAGCTTATGCCGCAGGCATCACCGGAACGGGATGAGCTTCAGCGGGAGATGGAGGAGCTGTTTTTCCAGCTCAAGGAGATTCTGCACGGGGTTTCACTGCTCCACGAGTGTACCAAGCGTACGCGCGACTATATCGTCAGTTTTGGGGAACGGTTGAACTGTCTGCAGGTGTCAGCCTATATGCGCAGCCAGGGGCTGGCAGCAGAAATGGTCGATGCACGGGAGATGATCCGCACCAGCGAAGAGCATGACGGAGCAACGGTTCTGTTTCAGGAGACATATGCCCGGATCACCAAGCGACTGCAGGAGATCGATGGCATAGCGGTTGTTCCGGGCTTTATCGGCTCAACGGCTGACGGTGTAACTACTACCCTGGGCAGAAACGGTTCCGACTACACCGCATCGCTGCTGGGGGCTGCGCTCGAGGCCGAGGCTATCGAGATCTGGACCGATGTTGACGGGGTGTTGAGTGCAGATCCGCGCGTGGTTGATCATGCAACGCTGCTGCCGCAGGTCAGTTTTCGCGAGGCTATGGAGCTCAGCTATTTCGGGGCGGATGTAATTCATCCGTACACCATGATTCCGGCTATGGAGGCCGGCATACCTATCTGGATCAAGAATACCCGCAATCCGGACAATGCCGGCACCAAAATTTCGGATGTTCCGTCTGATGCCTCCCAGGTTATTACCGGACTGGCCAGTATTGGCGGGGTAGCCCTGATCAATATCGAAGGCGGTGGGATGGTCGGTATTCCCGGTTTCGCCGGTCGGGTATTCAAGGCTCTGGCTGAGCACAACATCAATATTATCATGATTACCCAGGCATCAAGTGAACACAGTATCTGTATAGTGATCAGGGAGGATCAGGTGGCGACGGCACTGTCGGCACTGAACAAGGAGCTGGCTCGCGAGCTCGCTACCCACCAGATCCAGGATTTTGATGTTATTGATGACCTGGAAATCGTGGCGGTAATCGGGGAAAATATGCGCGGCACCCCCGGAATTTCGGGGCAGCTCTTCAGCACCCTTGGGGACAAGGGGATCAATGTGCTGGCGATAGCCCAGGGATCATCGGAGATGAATGTTTCGTTCGTTATCCATCGCGGTGAACGCGAGGTCGTTCTGCGGTCGCTGCACGACCGTTTCTTCCTGAAAAAGGACTGA
- the murA gene encoding UDP-N-acetylglucosamine 1-carboxyvinyltransferase has protein sequence MHTYVVDGSFPIKGTVRASGNKNAALPCIAAALLSEEEVVLRNIPDIEDVRVLMDILRAIGATAENPEQGVWRVKASSISTHEIPAQLARRVRASILLAGPMLARTGKVILPPPGGDVIGRRRLDTHFLALSGLGARIEYDAFFTMTANKLVGLPLFLDEASVTATENAIMAASLAEGETVIENCASEPHVQDLCNMLNAMGAKISGIGSNILRITGVKKLHGTDFAIGTDFMEVGSLIGMAAVTRGELEIQQAAPHNLKMVKIGFQKLGIHWETDGSSIFVPSRQKLAVQNDLGGAVPKIDDAPWPGFPPDLTSIMTVVATQVAGTILIHEKMFESRMFFVDKLIGMGAQIILCDPHRAVVSGPARLTGSVLVSPDVRAGMAMLIAAMCAEGQSEIHNVYQIERGYERLVERLSSIGARIERRAESTES, from the coding sequence ATGCACACTTATGTAGTAGATGGCAGCTTTCCGATCAAGGGAACCGTACGAGCCAGCGGCAACAAGAACGCCGCACTCCCCTGTATAGCCGCAGCCCTCCTTTCCGAGGAAGAGGTTGTCCTTCGCAATATCCCCGATATCGAAGACGTCCGCGTACTTATGGACATTCTTCGGGCAATCGGTGCCACCGCCGAAAACCCGGAGCAGGGTGTCTGGCGAGTCAAGGCATCCAGTATCTCTACCCACGAGATCCCGGCACAGCTGGCACGCCGGGTACGGGCATCAATACTGCTTGCCGGCCCCATGCTGGCACGTACCGGCAAGGTCATCCTGCCCCCGCCGGGCGGAGATGTCATTGGGCGCCGCCGCCTGGACACCCATTTCCTGGCATTGTCCGGCCTCGGGGCAAGGATCGAGTACGATGCCTTTTTCACCATGACCGCCAACAAACTGGTAGGCCTCCCTCTCTTCCTGGATGAGGCATCGGTAACCGCAACCGAAAACGCCATCATGGCTGCCTCGCTTGCCGAGGGTGAAACCGTGATCGAGAACTGTGCCAGTGAGCCACATGTCCAGGATCTGTGTAACATGCTGAACGCGATGGGGGCCAAAATCAGCGGAATCGGATCGAATATCCTCCGCATCACCGGGGTAAAGAAACTGCATGGAACCGACTTTGCGATCGGCACCGACTTCATGGAGGTTGGCTCGCTGATAGGCATGGCAGCGGTTACCCGTGGCGAACTGGAGATCCAGCAGGCTGCACCCCACAACCTCAAGATGGTCAAAATCGGATTCCAGAAGCTTGGAATACACTGGGAAACCGATGGGTCCTCGATATTTGTCCCCTCGCGGCAGAAGCTGGCGGTGCAGAATGACCTTGGCGGCGCGGTTCCCAAGATCGACGACGCGCCATGGCCGGGCTTCCCCCCGGATCTGACCAGTATCATGACCGTGGTTGCTACCCAGGTCGCCGGTACCATCCTGATCCACGAAAAAATGTTTGAATCCAGAATGTTTTTCGTAGACAAACTGATCGGCATGGGAGCCCAGATTATTCTGTGCGATCCGCATCGCGCGGTGGTATCCGGTCCCGCCCGGCTTACCGGCTCTGTGCTGGTATCTCCGGACGTACGTGCCGGCATGGCCATGCTGATCGCCGCAATGTGCGCCGAAGGCCAGAGTGAGATCCACAATGTGTATCAGATTGAGCGTGGTTACGAACGATTGGTCGAGCGACTGTCATCCATTGGTGCTCGCATCGAACGCCGCGCCGAAAGCACCGAGTCATAG
- a CDS encoding J domain-containing protein, translating to MRNRMWGGRIAGAIIGGVIGPLGIPFGFGLGMLVDYARYERQRWRAVTGCLRQAQPCGLDPADLTVIGVARIGLHVARRHNPGVFQTLEQDIGRGLGGKAQLRFRQIRDYIEQLGAEAEQLPLGPLLEMLEDQLDAGHAGMLRQCFGISGGAVRDIPELLQQRHASGADRQEDVKATDIPDLATAYRILGVSPRATEQQIKAAYRRLAVQFHPDAAAPLDAERQEQSSDAFQRIRTAYDSVLSARRSMRAPMDDSRSTNRS from the coding sequence GTGCGTAACCGCATGTGGGGCGGCAGGATAGCCGGTGCAATTATTGGCGGTGTTATCGGTCCGCTGGGGATACCATTCGGCTTCGGGCTTGGTATGCTGGTGGATTACGCCCGATACGAGCGACAGCGCTGGCGGGCGGTGACAGGCTGTCTGCGGCAGGCACAGCCATGTGGGCTTGATCCGGCTGATCTCACGGTAATCGGCGTGGCGCGGATAGGGCTGCATGTTGCCCGCAGGCACAACCCGGGGGTCTTTCAGACGCTTGAGCAGGATATCGGGAGAGGCCTTGGCGGAAAGGCCCAGCTGAGGTTCCGGCAGATCCGTGACTACATCGAACAGCTTGGCGCAGAAGCAGAACAGCTGCCTTTAGGGCCGCTGCTGGAGATGCTGGAGGATCAGCTGGATGCAGGGCATGCCGGGATGCTGCGGCAGTGTTTCGGGATATCCGGGGGTGCAGTCCGGGATATTCCAGAGCTTCTGCAGCAGCGACATGCATCAGGTGCTGATCGGCAGGAGGATGTCAAGGCAACGGATATTCCTGATCTTGCAACCGCGTACCGGATTCTGGGGGTAAGCCCTCGGGCCACTGAACAGCAGATCAAGGCAGCGTATCGCCGGCTGGCGGTGCAGTTTCATCCGGATGCTGCCGCTCCACTGGATGCAGAGCGGCAGGAGCAGAGTTCGGATGCCTTTCAGCGGATCAGAACCGCCTATGACTCGGTGCTTTCGGCGCGGCGTTCGATGCGAGCACCAATGGATGACAGTCGCTCGACCAATCGTTCGTAA
- a CDS encoding tetratricopeptide repeat protein, whose product MSGKPFLRFGAILSAVYFIGLAYFLVLAIQDFPLSGVDRRYFAAWVAAESFIRWFDVLIILTITGGLITFSLGIPRRELPTEVGEVVKFMQKLVTLVLVLTVLAAVVQFAVYPQVTRARDSYLRDTERAQALIESVDAYIDDGDYASAVLALQEYVSIWEDDDDAQLRLLNLQRELVLRQDEEQPATAVPRRSDVQEQRAADLLERAQRLYRNEDFHTAVFYAQLAYRIDPSRADIAEFVQQIRQQIGPVPRVSNAGLSQQEQQDQQLFRAKQRGMEALLRNDPVSAYYIFHELQQSHPLDPDVRRYLPIAIHGDQELGIQGVRDMTYFIPEAQEVLTLPGYADLTFIHQWNPEMRELVSIERMVYGGGGVFFRDIEVLRISPEGEIAAHLTAPFGKLVSGESRPIAISLHGIHPEYPEIQQLPTYHQGRPADDSSLLLQLDIGVRELEAFDGKLDTASPLGLFRAMQVLPQYGFDILLPATAFLLLLTRPFSMFILLFAAIGLAIRMHSRYYGRPPLLGLLALPLLPLLSGYSVRLYEYMVRVATGAAVSTWGFAGGLTALLLLQVVLFAAVLFFTTRECMVRA is encoded by the coding sequence ATGAGCGGCAAACCCTTCCTCCGTTTCGGGGCTATCCTTTCTGCGGTCTATTTTATCGGACTGGCCTATTTCCTGGTGCTGGCAATCCAGGATTTTCCCCTCAGCGGTGTTGACAGACGGTATTTTGCGGCCTGGGTCGCGGCTGAGAGTTTTATCCGCTGGTTCGATGTCCTGATTATCCTTACCATTACCGGTGGTTTGATCACCTTTTCGCTTGGTATACCTCGCCGGGAACTGCCCACTGAGGTTGGCGAGGTGGTCAAATTCATGCAAAAGCTGGTCACGCTGGTGCTGGTGCTGACTGTTCTGGCTGCCGTAGTGCAGTTTGCCGTGTATCCACAGGTAACCCGCGCTCGCGACAGCTATCTCCGGGACACCGAGCGAGCCCAGGCGCTGATTGAGTCGGTCGATGCCTATATCGATGACGGCGACTATGCATCGGCGGTCCTGGCGCTGCAGGAGTATGTGTCGATCTGGGAAGATGACGATGATGCGCAGCTGCGCCTGCTGAATCTGCAGCGGGAACTGGTGCTGCGGCAGGATGAAGAACAGCCGGCAACGGCAGTTCCCCGCCGCAGTGATGTTCAGGAGCAGAGAGCCGCTGACCTTCTGGAGCGGGCACAGCGCCTGTACCGGAATGAGGACTTTCATACGGCGGTGTTCTATGCACAGCTGGCCTATCGCATTGATCCGAGTCGTGCTGACATCGCCGAATTCGTACAGCAGATCCGACAGCAGATCGGGCCGGTACCCAGGGTGAGCAATGCGGGGCTTTCGCAGCAGGAACAACAGGATCAGCAGCTGTTCAGGGCAAAACAGCGTGGTATGGAGGCGCTGCTGCGCAATGATCCGGTTTCTGCGTATTACATTTTTCATGAGCTGCAGCAATCCCATCCCCTGGATCCGGATGTCCGGCGGTACCTCCCGATTGCCATCCACGGCGATCAGGAACTGGGTATCCAGGGTGTGCGCGATATGACCTATTTTATTCCCGAGGCGCAGGAGGTGCTGACGCTGCCGGGGTACGCTGATCTGACCTTTATCCACCAGTGGAACCCGGAGATGCGGGAACTGGTTTCGATTGAACGGATGGTATACGGGGGAGGCGGGGTGTTTTTCCGGGATATCGAGGTTCTCAGGATCAGCCCCGAGGGTGAGATTGCGGCGCATCTTACTGCCCCGTTTGGCAAGCTTGTGTCAGGAGAATCACGCCCGATCGCGATAAGCCTGCACGGAATACACCCGGAGTACCCCGAGATCCAGCAGCTGCCAACCTATCACCAGGGCAGGCCGGCTGACGACAGCTCATTACTGCTGCAGCTGGATATCGGCGTACGGGAGCTGGAGGCTTTTGACGGTAAGCTTGATACTGCATCTCCGCTGGGATTGTTCCGGGCGATGCAGGTGCTGCCTCAATACGGGTTTGATATCCTGCTGCCAGCAACCGCTTTTCTGCTGCTGCTGACACGGCCGTTCAGCATGTTTATTTTGCTGTTTGCCGCTATCGGACTGGCAATACGAATGCATAGCAGGTATTACGGTCGCCCCCCGCTGCTTGGCCTGCTGGCGCTGCCGTTGCTGCCGCTGCTGTCAGGATATAGCGTGCGGCTATACGAATACATGGTCCGGGTGGCAACCGGAGCTGCAGTGAGCACCTGGGGGTTCGCGGGCGGGCTGACAGCGCTGCTGCTGCTTCAGGTGGTTCTTTTTGCCGCGGTACTCTTTTTTACTACCCGGGAGTGTATGGTACGTGCGTAA
- a CDS encoding winged helix-turn-helix domain-containing protein: MVPAGMDLPVFFRAVLRYGSADSMAQAIEMGMDDFVRLPCSPVELEYRIQRCLGNPVGRPQPDSCSGLARRDRIVLDILQDQVNQPVSRAVLQEIIGGSPESRCLDMCISRLRRRLQQNGSGVSIRSVRGIGYMLEGAAGIRI; this comes from the coding sequence ATGGTTCCTGCCGGAATGGATCTGCCGGTGTTTTTTCGAGCGGTTCTGCGATACGGATCGGCCGACAGCATGGCGCAGGCTATCGAGATGGGCATGGATGATTTCGTGCGACTGCCGTGCAGCCCGGTCGAACTCGAGTACCGGATCCAGCGGTGTCTGGGAAACCCCGTCGGGCGACCACAGCCGGATTCCTGTTCCGGTCTTGCCCGGCGGGACCGGATTGTCCTGGATATCCTGCAGGACCAGGTGAACCAGCCGGTATCCAGGGCGGTATTGCAGGAAATTATTGGCGGGTCACCCGAAAGTCGGTGTCTCGACATGTGTATTTCCCGGCTACGGCGCAGATTGCAGCAGAACGGATCCGGGGTTTCTATACGCTCTGTGCGTGGAATCGGCTACATGCTGGAAGGTGCTGCAGGGATCAGGATATAA
- a CDS encoding PspA/IM30 family protein, with amino-acid sequence MGFFDRFKRVVKANLNSAISKAENPEKMLNQLITDMNQQLIEVKKSVAGAIADEKRIERQMNEQLKQSADWENRAILALKAGKEDLAREALGRKRESDEYAGQYREQWESQHQAVEKLKTHLRGLQQKIEEAQRKKNLLIARSKRVEAQKRIHETMGGLSDTSAFEVFDRMNRRIEDMEAETEALGELVNSGSTEDDIEKQFQALEGSSGGTPDTMLEDLKQKIALEGPQGDTAQNTGDVEDDDLAELKKKLQDDESSGS; translated from the coding sequence GTGGGGTTTTTTGACCGTTTCAAACGTGTAGTAAAAGCAAATCTGAATAGTGCCATCTCAAAGGCCGAGAATCCGGAGAAGATGCTGAATCAGCTGATCACTGATATGAATCAGCAGCTGATCGAGGTAAAAAAAAGCGTCGCCGGTGCAATCGCCGATGAAAAACGCATTGAGCGTCAAATGAATGAGCAGCTCAAGCAGTCGGCAGACTGGGAGAATCGCGCCATCCTGGCACTCAAAGCTGGCAAGGAAGACCTGGCGCGCGAGGCGCTCGGGCGCAAACGCGAGAGCGATGAGTATGCCGGGCAGTATCGGGAACAATGGGAGTCACAGCACCAGGCGGTGGAGAAACTGAAAACCCACCTGCGTGGCTTGCAGCAAAAGATTGAGGAAGCCCAGCGAAAAAAGAATCTCCTGATTGCGCGCTCCAAGCGGGTAGAGGCCCAGAAGCGTATCCATGAGACCATGGGTGGGCTCAGCGATACCTCTGCCTTTGAGGTGTTCGACCGGATGAATCGCCGTATCGAGGACATGGAGGCTGAGACTGAGGCCCTTGGCGAGCTGGTGAACAGTGGCAGTACCGAGGATGACATCGAGAAACAGTTCCAGGCGCTTGAGGGCTCCTCTGGCGGCACGCCCGATACCATGCTGGAGGATCTCAAGCAGAAGATAGCGCTTGAAGGCCCTCAGGGTGACACGGCACAGAATACCGGAGATGTCGAAGACGACGATCTGGCAGAACTCAAGAAGAAGCTGCAGGATGACGAATCCTCCGGCAGCTGA
- a CDS encoding STAS domain-containing protein, giving the protein MNNNDIVPGFDDEKDESLKINLEGVDSCKTCLVFHLNGYIDTYNSNFFQKRVSKAIEAGYSRLIFQCSALNYVSSTGIGAFTAFLKALKPKGGDLVLLQIQPKVYEVFQLLGFSQFFSIKDTLDDAVAFFSEGGKQESTSIFPKIFKCPICSTKLKATKAGRFRCSECKTILAIDSGGQVFLG; this is encoded by the coding sequence ATGAACAACAATGATATTGTACCGGGCTTTGATGACGAGAAGGATGAAAGCCTAAAAATCAATCTCGAGGGTGTTGACTCATGCAAAACCTGTCTGGTCTTTCACCTGAACGGGTATATCGACACCTATAATTCCAATTTTTTCCAGAAGCGCGTTTCCAAGGCGATCGAGGCAGGCTACAGTCGCCTGATATTCCAGTGCAGCGCGCTGAACTATGTATCGAGTACCGGTATCGGCGCCTTTACCGCCTTTTTGAAAGCGTTAAAGCCCAAGGGCGGGGATCTTGTGCTGCTTCAGATCCAGCCGAAGGTATACGAGGTATTTCAGCTGCTCGGTTTTTCCCAGTTCTTTTCGATCAAGGATACCCTGGATGATGCGGTCGCATTTTTTTCCGAGGGTGGCAAACAGGAATCCACCTCAATCTTTCCCAAGATCTTCAAGTGTCCGATCTGTTCAACAAAGCTCAAGGCTACCAAGGCCGGAAGATTCCGGTGTTCGGAGTGCAAAACCATTCTGGCTATAGACTCCGGCGGACAGGTGTTTCTCGGTTAA
- a CDS encoding SDR family NAD(P)-dependent oxidoreductase, translating to MSGQETRWLVIGGSGGIGRAIVLQAAGQGAVVRFTGSTRSRVRQLEREAVRRQLPGRVHGSVRRFRGMGSIRRFERWIRRQPLPDVVVCAYGPLFEGRLKDTAAVSWQRMALHNLVLPGMLLSRLLPCMHGRGSGTVVLFGGTGGDELRGYRRIAAYAAAKAGVVVAARSAAMASEEHAEEQEHVAGQPGPEDGVRTVCICPDFVDTEYLNSEQRARYSRLAGTRGLSNPDICAQLVWRIAEREEIFQNGAIINMQTYRKY from the coding sequence ATGAGCGGTCAAGAAACACGCTGGCTGGTAATTGGCGGCAGCGGTGGTATCGGCAGAGCGATTGTACTGCAGGCAGCCGGTCAGGGTGCCGTGGTTCGGTTTACCGGCAGTACCCGGAGCCGGGTCAGGCAGCTGGAGCGAGAGGCAGTGCGGCGGCAGCTGCCGGGTCGGGTTCACGGCAGCGTGCGCAGGTTCAGGGGTATGGGTTCAATTCGGCGTTTCGAGCGGTGGATCCGCCGGCAGCCGCTTCCTGATGTGGTAGTGTGTGCATATGGCCCGCTCTTCGAGGGGCGTCTGAAAGACACCGCAGCGGTAAGCTGGCAGCGGATGGCGCTGCACAACCTGGTGCTGCCGGGTATGCTGCTTTCCCGGCTGTTGCCATGCATGCACGGGCGCGGCAGCGGTACGGTTGTGCTGTTTGGCGGCACCGGCGGTGACGAGCTGCGCGGCTACCGGCGGATTGCTGCCTATGCGGCTGCCAAGGCCGGGGTGGTGGTGGCAGCCCGCTCGGCTGCCATGGCCAGCGAAGAGCATGCCGAGGAACAAGAGCACGTCGCGGGGCAGCCCGGGCCGGAAGACGGGGTGCGCACCGTCTGTATCTGTCCGGATTTTGTTGATACCGAGTACCTGAACAGCGAGCAGCGGGCACGCTATAGCCGATTGGCCGGTACACGGGGACTGTCCAATCCGGATATCTGTGCGCAGCTGGTATGGAGAATTGCAGAAAGGGAGGAAATCTTCCAAAATGGTGCTATAATAAACATGCAGACGTACCGAAAATACTAA